In one window of Megalopta genalis isolate 19385.01 chromosome 4, iyMegGena1_principal, whole genome shotgun sequence DNA:
- the LOC117225134 gene encoding uncharacterized protein LOC117225134 isoform X2, giving the protein MLMTPLPRWVLLASLLASVGAHPGEHACVRLCLAAKRMSGTARGCHDHRRLVLQSSGGRLPSHQQLFSLCLNPCGEPGSPNSRQFDSSVTCRVYRQSLIRDHGCHCDWKTGDRRHLEADLENLLQDVDHHPLRRSSILDPLKKGVDDRVLVPADPADRWKSIVPFENKMQLVEDNAVDRLGIRERLGTGGTFDSSPEKQDAADTAESPVDWDLWCMAQCDNGRGGSACNCDLIP; this is encoded by the exons ATGCTT ATGACGCCTCTGCCTCGGTGGGTGTTGCTGGCGTCGCTGTTGGCCAGCGTCGGGGCGCATCCCGGCGAGCACGCATGCGTTCGCCTCTGCCTAGCCGCGAAGAGGATGTCTGGGACGGCGAGAGGCTGCCACGACCACCGGAGGCTGGTCCTTCAGTCGAGCGGAGGCCGGTTGCCGTCACACCAGCAGCTCTTCAGCCTCTGTCTGAACCCGTGCGGTGAGCCTGGCTCGCCTAACAGCCGACAGTTCGACAGCTCGGTGACCTGCCGCGTCTACAGGCAGTCTCTGATCAGGGACCATGGTTGCCACTGTGACTGGAAGACCGGGGACAGACGACACCTCGAAGCCGATCTCGAGAATCTGCTCCAGGATGTCGATCATCATCCGCTGAGAAGATCCTCTATCCTAGACCCGCTGAAGAAAGGAGTCGATGACCGGGTCCTGGTTCCAGCGGATCCAGCGGACCGTTGGAAGAGCATCGTTCCTTTCGAGAACAAGATGCAGCTGGTCGAGGACAACGCAGTGGACCGCCTGGGGATCCGAGAGAGGCTGGGCACCGGTGGGACCTTCGACTCGAGCCCGGAGAAACAGGACGCGGCAGACACCGCAGAGTCGCCCGTTGACTGGGATTTGTGGTGCATGGCCCAGTGTGACAATGGCCGCGGTGGTAGCGCCTGCAACTGTGACCTGATCCCTTGA
- the LOC117225134 gene encoding uncharacterized protein LOC117225134 isoform X1: MIFNATHAVCNQTVAAESVRNCVSVHFAQSTQSGRIGSAISNNKSGRKMTPLPRWVLLASLLASVGAHPGEHACVRLCLAAKRMSGTARGCHDHRRLVLQSSGGRLPSHQQLFSLCLNPCGEPGSPNSRQFDSSVTCRVYRQSLIRDHGCHCDWKTGDRRHLEADLENLLQDVDHHPLRRSSILDPLKKGVDDRVLVPADPADRWKSIVPFENKMQLVEDNAVDRLGIRERLGTGGTFDSSPEKQDAADTAESPVDWDLWCMAQCDNGRGGSACNCDLIP; the protein is encoded by the exons ATGATATTTAATGCGACACACGCTGTCTGTAATCAGACGGTCGCGGCAGAGTCGGTGCGTAACTGCGTCTCCGTTCATTTTGCACAATCAACTCAAAGCGGTCGTATCGGAAGCGCTATCTCGAACAATAAATCCGGGCGAAAG ATGACGCCTCTGCCTCGGTGGGTGTTGCTGGCGTCGCTGTTGGCCAGCGTCGGGGCGCATCCCGGCGAGCACGCATGCGTTCGCCTCTGCCTAGCCGCGAAGAGGATGTCTGGGACGGCGAGAGGCTGCCACGACCACCGGAGGCTGGTCCTTCAGTCGAGCGGAGGCCGGTTGCCGTCACACCAGCAGCTCTTCAGCCTCTGTCTGAACCCGTGCGGTGAGCCTGGCTCGCCTAACAGCCGACAGTTCGACAGCTCGGTGACCTGCCGCGTCTACAGGCAGTCTCTGATCAGGGACCATGGTTGCCACTGTGACTGGAAGACCGGGGACAGACGACACCTCGAAGCCGATCTCGAGAATCTGCTCCAGGATGTCGATCATCATCCGCTGAGAAGATCCTCTATCCTAGACCCGCTGAAGAAAGGAGTCGATGACCGGGTCCTGGTTCCAGCGGATCCAGCGGACCGTTGGAAGAGCATCGTTCCTTTCGAGAACAAGATGCAGCTGGTCGAGGACAACGCAGTGGACCGCCTGGGGATCCGAGAGAGGCTGGGCACCGGTGGGACCTTCGACTCGAGCCCGGAGAAACAGGACGCGGCAGACACCGCAGAGTCGCCCGTTGACTGGGATTTGTGGTGCATGGCCCAGTGTGACAATGGCCGCGGTGGTAGCGCCTGCAACTGTGACCTGATCCCTTGA